A DNA window from Camelina sativa cultivar DH55 chromosome 17, Cs, whole genome shotgun sequence contains the following coding sequences:
- the LOC109129999 gene encoding uncharacterized protein LOC109129999 has translation MINTQNTLFVFRPDQQALAPQPLTPFSAVTANRASAIRRCRLMISAKTLEMILEDEIAPEDDHPSIAPSLDSLLVCPATSCF, from the coding sequence ATGATTAATACTCAAAACACCCTTTTCGTCTTCCGACCAGACCAACAGGCTCTCGCACCTCAACCTCTGACTCCATTCTCTGCCGTGACTGCGAACCGTGCCTCAGCCATACGTAGGTGCCGCCTCATGATCTCTGCCAAAACTCTCGAAATGATTCTCGAGGATGAGATAGCACCAGAGGATGATCATCCAAGCATTGCCCCTTCGTTGGATTCTCTTTTGGTGTGTCCAGCGACCTCTTGTTTCTAA
- the LOC109129998 gene encoding uncharacterized protein LOC109129998, protein MASSRLARFITEVAPPQFVSVMRRRTAKVLDTIKEEEREVGTDSIFSSKIISSGSPFTSPYPSAVSSASSSSSSSGLKNFPIIENRSSFPVFKN, encoded by the coding sequence ATGGCGAGCTCACGACTGGCGAGATTCATTACAGAGGTTGCACCACCACAATTTGTCTCGGTGATGCGGAGGAGGACGGCTAAGGTACTCGACACCATCaaggaggaagaaagagaagttgGCACTGATTCCATATTTTCTTCGAAGATCATCTCCTCAGGCTCACCCTTTACTTCTCCTTATCCCTCCGCtgtttcttcagcttcttcttcttcatccagtTCCGGTCTCAAAAATTTCCCGATTATCGAGAACCGGAGTTCTTTTCCGGTTTTCAAGAACTGA